The following is a genomic window from Prunus persica cultivar Lovell chromosome G7, Prunus_persica_NCBIv2, whole genome shotgun sequence.
ACATGCactaatacaaaaaataaataaataaattttctataatctttcttcttcttcttctttcgtcttccttctttttcttcttacaGTCCTATGGAGGAGGTTTAATTATCTATGGACTAGGAATATACATGAATGTTAATTAGGTATGGATAGGTAAATTACCTATGGAGAAGGTATACATATGAATGCTATTTATCTATGGAGGAGGCATACATATGAATGTTAATTACCTATGGAGGAGATATATGATATGAAATTACCTATGAAGGGGGTAAATCAAACCACCCAaagacatatatataatatacctcACCATAAAGTATTCACTGGTTGAAAGCGTTTCATAAATTGAGATTAATTATcttcatttcatattttttatgggAGGGGAACAAAATATGTAAGGCCAAATTTGTAGTTTTTatccataaaaaaaactcacgcCATAGACACACAGATTAATCTCTTCTTAGGTTATTCCAAACAAggttttaacaaaatataaaagtaTCAGCTCTTCATATAATTAGAATATGTAGATGCTAATTAAACTTAACAAtagatgaaattattttttgctgTCTACAACCACCAACAACGCCATGTGTTATGATACATAGATCCTTATTTCCTAGCTCTCAGGCTAAATTATTTAAACAAGCATAATTTTACATTATTCTACATTATCTTCTTCTAGACCCTAAACCCTATGCGTTCATCTGTTTAGGAGCATTCATACTCCATGCAGTGAGGCTCTCTACAGTAATAGTCTCAGTCCCATTGTTGAACACAAACAAGTGAGCTTCCTTGTTAACTGCTAGAGTTGGATAAACCctagatgtgatgcatgtttTTGCTCCAGGTCCAAAACTTTCAACAACAGAATGATCAATCTGTAGTTTtgaaaaaaccagaaaaagcaaattaattaataagaatTTATATCATTGCAAATATTAATTGAGTTTAAAaagggttttaaaaaaacgCACCAAACTCCTGAGGGAAAGCTTCTTGTAAGAAGTCAAATCTATATCCACAAAGCCAGCAAATGATGGTTTGTACAGGTTGTTCTGCAAAGACGAACtgtcccaaaaaaaacaatggaaaataCAAATGGCAAGAGTTAATTACATGGTAATTACAGTAATTAAGGGAATTAAATTACGTACCTTGTTGCATCAGAGCACATGAGAACTAGGTGCCTGCTGCCTTGAGCTTTAAAAATCCTGAAGAAAACAGGAGTGAATTCCTCTAGGTTTTGTGATGCTAATGTCAAAAGTCCAAAAGGCCCGAGGCCACCTTGAACTTTTGAACCCTTTAGGCCACAAAGTCTTTGGGCATCGAGGCTGGTCCAGCTAGGGTCAAAATCTTCGGCTTTGTCCAAGCTAGGGATTGAGAAGAGAACATCAACATCGGCCTGTGTGGTCCAAGTCCAACAACATAAGTTAATGCAAATcaataattcacaaaataattCAGTTCAGAAAAGTTAATTTGTATTGcaacatgcatgcatgttaAGAGGGTCAAACCTGAGCCGCAGTTATTCCTTTAACTTCAACATAATCTCCTAGTTTGAGCTTTTGAATGTTCAACTCGACTTTTTGCCCTCTTAGAGTTTCTAGTTCTTCAATAGGCCATTGCAACAATTGTTTCCTATCTGGACTGAGCCACACCACCCTTGGTATTGTCTGTAGAATTAATAcccaaaacaatatatatgttcaacaaatcaaaatcaacaaaCTAATCATAATACTGATTGTTAGAAATGTGATCAGCAATGTAATCAGTACAAATAGTCTTGTACGGTTATTACCTGAATTCCGGCCCATCCCTTAGCAACATCTTCTTGAGATGTATCAGACTCATTAGCCCACCCCCACAAAATTCTCCTACTCTTTGCAGGATCAAAGAAACTCTTGGATGCATAAAAGTTGCCATAGTCATATCTCAACCCAGACCAACCATCCACCAAGGCTTTATCAGGAACATACCTATCTTTctcaagaaaatattttccaaTTGTGTAATATTCATACCTAGTCTCATCAAGGCTCACTTTCATAACATGCTTAACATCCACACCAAAATTTGATGTGTCCAACCCAAATTTGCCAACCAATGGAACCGGGTAAAAATCCGGGCATTCCCACATACCCGTATGGGGAGCCGAGTGAAATGGGTGATGGGCCTTGACCCAATGCATGAAGTCCTTGCTCCTATACAAATGGGCCACTCCTCTATGCTTCCTTCTGCCACCCACCAACATCTTCCAATGCCCATCAATCCACCAAGCTGTTGTCGGGTCGCGGAATGCGGTTGCGTTCATACCGGCATCTGGGACCACTAGAGGGTTGTTATCGGGCTTGATCCATTGGCGGAGGTACGGGTCGGATGCGTTTGCCGGGATGGCATAGTTTTGGACCTGGCGGTTTTGGGGGTCGATTCCAGTGTAGAGGATAATGGGCTTGTTGCCGGGGAGAATAGTGGCGGACCCGGACCAACATCCATTTATGTCAAAGGGCTTGGACGGGTATATTGCAGGCTCAAGAGCTTCCCAATTGATCAGATCCTTGGACACTGAATGGGCCCAAACAATGTTGCCCCAAACCGCACCTTTGGGATTGTACTGATAGAACAAGTGATACAGACCACCAAAGTACATAGGTCCTGTTTGCATTCAGAAAATAGTAAATTAAGAGAGTGATTAAGGAATTAATTTAGACTATAATTGTTAATTGAAATAAAGGGTTGCAAAATCTGAACGTTGGGAAAGAAAGACTCACCATTAGGGTCTGTGGTTGATTGGTTCATGGGCCACCATTGGAAGGACAAagtacaacaacaaaaaagtcaGTGACTCTACTAACTAGAAGAGGATTTAGGAATGAATATAACACTTGTTCCGTAAACATAGAAAGGTCATTAATTATTTGCCAACGGGTCTAGCCTAGTGGAAAGGGTCTTGATCACTGTGATAGTGTGTGTAGGAaacccttcttcttcaacaccgcttatataaatataaataaaaagatccgtaatattattttatatttatgatataatattttactatGCTGTGATGATTTAACTGTTGATTTTCATAACTTTAGAAAGAATAACCATAATGAGTTTTGACTGAGGCAGATCTGGAACATATATCGGTGAAATTTACAGAATGATATGACACCAAAACCTGAAGCCTTCAAAAACCACATGAAGCCTGTGATCAAAACTGACCAACACTAGCTATTTTCCAGGACACAGTAATCAATGGccgaaagaaaagaaaaaaaaacaccgcacccatttatttttatttttatttttatttttatttcagcTGTAGGTTACTAAAAAGTAAAGCTATAATGAAATGTGACATGGTCTCACAGATAAATGACTAGGATGTTGATTTTCTGAGGACCATTCAAGAACCAATAGGGTAGCTAGGCATGCCAAGATGGTGGTCCATGCACCGCAATATTTAAATTGAATCATATCCATCCATATTTACCAATTAGATATGTACGTCTGTAAAGTGCAAATAAGTTGGTAGCAACACATCAAAAATGCAATGAACACCTAAAAGATTAACCCAACTAAAATAGAAATATAGGTACCAATGTCTAATACCTAATTATGAACGACACTCCGAAAAAGTCATTatgtatgaaaaaaaaattacatttcaCTGAATACATATGTAATGACTTTTTCACAATGCGAATAACAACTATTAAAATTCtgaaagaaattttaaaaaaaattaaagtaaataaaatcctcgatctAGTGGATAGTTAATGTGTCGAACTAGTGCTCTCAGTACATAAAAATAGGCTCATTTATTTCTTGCACAAGATAAAAAGGGTTAAAGCACTTAAATTCACATACTCTGATAATGGCATCCATATTGAGCAAaataacaaaccaaaaaaatgttctgagcaaaacaataaaaacccTTTTATTATTCTTCAATTAGGTAATTCCCACTAgctaccaaaaaagaaaggaaagataAAAGCCTAGAGAGCTTAAACACTACGGCAAAACAAAAGATTAGTGCCTGTAAACGTCTCTTCATAATCGCATGCTTGcttgttttcttctgttttggaAAGTGCTTGCTTGGCTCGATGTTCATAAGTAACCGTGTAATTAAGGAAGTTATACAACATGCAATATTGTGCAgatgaaagaaacaaaaaccaaacttgaagatcatcatcatcttagAAAGTTCTAGAATTGATCAACCAAAGTAGTACCAGTACCAACCGTTAATCCAGTTGCTTGGAGGTTGAAAGTGAAACGCAGTTCTGTGGACTCGGTTGACTTTGACGGCAGCAAGAGACTGAAACTCGGGGTAAACGTTGTGTGATGCTTCGACGGCGTCGTTTTTTATGacaaaaacacaacaacaAGCAAGTAAAAGAACTTGAAGGAACTTTTTTAAAGTATCCATTAAAACACAAGTGGCAGATTAATTATAGCagagaaaggaagaagggCTTGATATAATGAcatagagagaaagaaaggataGTGGGGGTGTTTAGTGATATCAAATTAAAGGTTGGCTTGGCTTATCATGTTTATATATAGTGTGAGGCTCAGTGAGAGAGaaggttgagagagagagagagagagagagagagagagagagagagagagaggtggaaGGAAGTTTAATAAAGAAAGTGATGCTGCTAGATGTCGAGAATAATAAGGATTGGATTAAGGATAACTTTGTTATTAGTCGAGCGGTTAGTTATGGGAATTTAAAAGacaaataaaagtttaaaGGACTTCGTGGGTAAAAGTTTAAGTTGATAAAGTGTGAATTAGCACACTCAATGTTGCCAGATTATTTCAATCTTCAGAGTTCTCAAATAAATAATCGATGGTACTCATTCCTGTCTTCTCTTACGTTTATTTCacatacaaaattatttaatatataagtCCATCTAAAAATCTTTAATCAAAATACCCCAAGGATTGGGATGTGATTCTCATTCTTTATTTATGATATTCCATCTTTTCCTATACTGATTGATGGTAAGTAAATATGCCATGAATTTTTATCCAAAATAAATCATCAACTAAACTAAAAGAGCTACAGTTAGTAAAATATCAATACACTTGAAAAGTATTTTCAAcattgaaaagtaaaatatgttctgaaaaccctagccactaagagagagagacaaagaaaaagagagagaacgCTTCAGGATCTCATCGGATCTTAGGTGTTCTTTAACTTTTTGTGGACCTATGTCAATCTACTCTTCTTTTGGCATATCTATTGTCTCATATCTGGGCTGGCTCTGGTTGTGATCTTGTGAGACTGCTCTTTGAGATGTTGCGGCTTGATCATGATAGATCCACTACTCATTGGTGCGTTGAGACCCTGAAGTAACTAGATGGCGCTCTCTATGTCATTACCAAAGGAAGATTAGTGGCgcggttggttttctttttgctgaTATTGGTTtagtttgttcaataaagtccaGAAACTCTATGagttttatgtattttttctctcatgaTTCCAGAAACTTAGTTGAATTCGTTGGGTGTTCTTAGTCTCTTTGAGAAAGTCATGTTGGTTAGCGACTAGTTTTTGTCTTTGATGTCATTAGACTAGATTCGTGGAAATTATGGTTGTTGAAAGAGGTTTTAGAAAAGTTTTTTTCGAGTGTGATTCTCTCCAGATTGTTTCAGCTTTTCAATTAGCTCAAGTCACTATGAAGTTTTATCCATGGTTGCCAAATTGATATTGGAATGTTTTCCTTTATTGTCTATGTCCTTCGTACTCTTTATTATTCGTATTGatctaataaaattctatcgctttttttttttatcaaaaaaatttgaaaagtaaaatgtCACTAAACTAAAAGAGCTATAGTTGGTAAAATATCAATAGACTTTATCTAGTGATACCTCTCTTACTAAAGTTAGAAGATATCCCAAATTTGAATCCTCCTACACCACtgatgatttttaattttggttacAAAGCTCAAATTGAAGTGACTCTAAATCGATTTGAATGGTTTAAATCATTTCAAACAATAAAGGTGGACCCAAAGAACCCTATTCGATGATGATGTGGTGGAATATAATACAGAATCAAATTGTAACAAGTTCTGGATATTGTACATTCTCATGGCATGTTTGGGTCGGCATTAGATCAGATTGAAGAGTTTTCCAAAGAAATAAAGCCGTAGctgtctttcttctttctatttttctcccAGCTCTCCTTTGATTTGTGGTGTTTTCATATTTATGTGGGTACAGGAATACTCTATCCACTTCTCGGACATTAAGGTGGTTCATGTTCAAACTCGAGATCAAAAGAGTAGTGATCGATTTTAGTTAGTGAGATTTCCAACCCACTTTTAAGAGATTATTTAGGGCAGCTGATTTTGAAATGAGAGCCCCGAGGACTCATGGCGTCCGACAAGGTTCAAGAGATTTATGTGCAGCCATCAATCCCGCACTTTGATGGTCATTATGATAATTGAAGCATGTTAATGGAGAATTTTCTGAGATCCAAAGATTGAAACTGGAATTGTTGAACCATAACCAGAAGCAGGAGTAGTGTTGATGGAAGCACAGAGAAAGAATCTAGAAGATCAAAACCtgttttttcaaaatgttttAACTGAGGATGAACTAAACCTTAAGAACAACAGCaacattattttcttttcaaaattgaaacctTAGCCTGTCTATAAAATGTCTGGTAAAAAAGGTTATACACAAGAATTTGTCATCTAACtggtttgttttcttctacCTGTGATAATGTTTGGTGGGAATAATTGATGTGTGATGGATACTGTCTCTTGTTTTCCAGTTTAGGGTTCTTGACAATTCTCATCTAATCTCCACATTGCAAAGATGATAACTTTTAACTAAAATCTGCATATGCTTTCATATTTGTTGTGTTCTGTACCTTCATGCTCATTACCTATCTTCCACTCCAAACTCATGCTTGCTTGGGACAAGAAGACTTTTATGCCGGATACCACATGGGACAACTTCTCCAATTCACCACATCTGTGCACAAACGGGGGTTTAGGAGATTATGTCTTTATCTCCAAATTATTTGCGAACGAGATGATAGAGATTCTTTTTGAACTTTATGTCCCATCTCCAAATGTAAAACCAAGATGGTAAAGAATACAGATGGTCACCGAACACTGCATTTGCTAGTGGGTGGGTGCATGTCATTCTCTTAATGTGCTTGCATAAAATTACATACACCAACACGTGTGTGTAGGGTAAAACGTTCTCTTGCAAGacaaatatttatattgtgAGACTGTCAATTTGGAACATATATTCAGGCAACTTGAGTTAACAATCAACCCAATCAATGGTCCAAATTACTAGCAACATGAGCATCGTATATTGACCGAGAGTGTAAACAAGAGAACGTTTTATTCGTAAGTATATGTTTGGTAActtgaataacaaaaagatGAGCCTCGGGAGAGCAGAGACAATAGATTGGTTTTCAATCAAATGTGCTTAGCAGATGAAAAGACCAACATTTCATTTGGGCCCTTCACGAGGTGTTGGCAAGGCTTTTAACTCTAAAAGGTAATGTGAAGTGAGAGTTTAGCTCAAGTGAAGTGATTAGACTGCATATTGTCTTCATCACgggaattggtgtggaaagaaGTGAACAGAATTTTCCAAATCATACAAATATGCTAATGACTATATTCTCCTCCTCAAATAACACTATTTGAGATCCCTCAACCGAAGGTGACTATGTACATAGAGTCCTAaacaatttgatttcataaaACGGctcaaaaggaagaaatccATAATAAAAACAACTCAATATTCTGTTTTGTGACATATAAATTGAACTAATAATTAGGGTAAGCACAAACTTGATTTCATAGAAATGAGGAGACAAAGACAAGGCAGTGAAGGACTTAAGGTATGGGAAATCCAAGAAGCAGGGTCTGGATTTGACATGGGGAAGGATCATGAACAATTGGCAGAGTGAGCATGAAGACGGTCGCGAACAATTTAAGGAGGCTTTGTACAAATAGATCACTGTGTGATTTGTTTGAAGGACACTCAAGAGTATTGGACAAGTTAGCATCAGTTTGTCCATCTTGTTTTTCAGGACTGTCGAATCTTGGACCTATGGGTTTAATCACTAAATATGCTTGAGAAAGGGATCTAAACTTGGTTCTGTTTCTTTGCTTAGTCCTAGTTACAATCGACTTATATGTGTGTACAAGTTCAAGGCTAATATGTATGTATTGGAAACGTATATAATCATCCATGTATTCCCTTGATAAGCAATTTAATATACTGatttttcctcttcctctttctaAATTCTCTTTTCAGCGACTTTTTTTCaacagaacaaaaaaatttgagccCAGGTTATCATATTTCTTCTATATTGTTCAGGTTCATCAGTATAACAATATATGATATCCGGTATTACCAACAACTGACTAAAGTCCCTAATGTAGGATATGGGTGAATTGAGTATTTAGGTAGTTTAGTGGAAGCGaaaaacaatggaaaacagaaaatataacaaaaggGATAGGTCTGGAATCACTCCAGGGGTTTGACTTATAAACCCTACTAAAATCAGGAAAACTTTAAAATCTTACTAAATCTGGAAAACTTAGAGAACAAGTTAGAAACTAATCGCAGGAATAAAAAAATGCCAGATTTAAAGACCAAATTAAATGACTTcctcttccatctctttcttttgtaaacCCTAATGGGTTTGACAAAGATGTCAAGATAAAGCAAGAGAGGAAATCTCACCTTTTTCTTTAGGCTTTTGG
Proteins encoded in this region:
- the LOC18771596 gene encoding beta-fructofuranosidase, insoluble isoenzyme 1, producing MDTLKKFLQVLLLACCCVFVIKNDAVEASHNVYPEFQSLAAVKVNRVHRTAFHFQPPSNWINDPNGPMYFGGLYHLFYQYNPKGAVWGNIVWAHSVSKDLINWEALEPAIYPSKPFDINGCWSGSATILPGNKPIILYTGIDPQNRQVQNYAIPANASDPYLRQWIKPDNNPLVVPDAGMNATAFRDPTTAWWIDGHWKMLVGGRRKHRGVAHLYRSKDFMHWVKAHHPFHSAPHTGMWECPDFYPVPLVGKFGLDTSNFGVDVKHVMKVSLDETRYEYYTIGKYFLEKDRYVPDKALVDGWSGLRYDYGNFYASKSFFDPAKSRRILWGWANESDTSQEDVAKGWAGIQTIPRVVWLSPDRKQLLQWPIEELETLRGQKVELNIQKLKLGDYVEVKGITAAQADVDVLFSIPSLDKAEDFDPSWTSLDAQRLCGLKGSKVQGGLGPFGLLTLASQNLEEFTPVFFRIFKAQGSRHLVLMCSDATSSSLQNNLYKPSFAGFVDIDLTSYKKLSLRSLIDHSVVESFGPGAKTCITSRVYPTLAVNKEAHLFVFNNGTETITVESLTAWSMNAPKQMNA